Below is a genomic region from Asterias amurensis chromosome 4, ASM3211899v1.
GCGGATGCAGTCAAAGATTACAAGCGGGCGATTGAACTCCAGAGCAAGAAGCATCCGAGGTTGTAGAAATTGTGAAATTAAACCTCTATAAACGATGGAGTCGTTAAACTTGTAGCTTCAGATGAAATTCAACCTCTATGAACGAGGGAGTAACAAAGCTTATCGAGCTTTGAATATGCTGACCAAGTTCCAAGGGAACCATGATTAACAACAATTGGGAAAAATATCAGTTTGGGGGATTATTGTTGGTATTGAATGATTAGGTAATCGAGTCAAATTGCTTTATAATACACCACATGAAAAGGTACTATTTCCGTTTAAAGCCGAACACCCATGTGTGATAAGCTATGCATGTTTGGTCCTGCAGAAAAAATCTGCAGACTATTAATGTTTTGATTTGAGAATACGCCCCATGGGTAGCAGATGTCTTAACTGCTAAATCATCAAGCATGCCAAGAGATGAGAGGCCAATTTGAATCATAATTATTTGGGAATTAATTTATTAAATGTAATAATTGCACCAAGGATATGACAAACCTTGTTTTTTCGAACGCATataatattgttaaaaatgaaGAAGCGCCGAGACTTCTGCTACACAGAGTACAAACGGAAACAGTTTTAACTtgtaaacttcttttttaaatgaatctacaaatagtttttttttttcttaaacttctttatttatttatattgaaTAGTTTTTGTCAATACCGCACTGATGTATGATTCCGTCCAAACTTTTACgatacatgtaaatgttttaaatgtttattcaggtatttttataataatacaaaatgtctGTAGGATTTTATTGCGGAAAACTTCCTTCTATGTGTATATATGGAAAACAAAACAGGGAATTACAATATTGGCAACGTTAAGAAAAATTCGCGTTTTTCTGGTTACCAAAGTTTAGAGTCAGTTGCATTCTTGGTAATCTTACTGATGATATTCCGTCCAGATTCCCTTACTGTGAGTGTGTGTGTGAACTTACAAGTTTATGTTATATCctattgttttaaataaagccttttgaaaataattattaaatgaTATTTGCTTTGCATCAAAACAAGGTTTAACTTGGTGTGAAATTCtagaaaaaaatgcataaaaagtgaaatttaatttaaagtttaTTCACTCAACCTTACTGAAAATTATTAAGTAACTTATAACATTTGACTTATCTAGAGAAAGCGTTCATTAGAAACCCACCTAATGATCCCCTTTGTTCCAGTTTTCAACTCCTAAATTCCCCATCGTAGCCGTATTGATGTACATCATTATGTTCATGGAAGGTCCATCGACTATTAATGGTTATAGAGGATCAAAGTACAATGCAACATAACACTTTCAATAATAGAAGACAAGGTACCTctacaaaaaaataactaatACAAATAAGTAACATAAATCataaaagcaatttttttttaattactttaaaaactgCAGATGATTTAAAATCCTAACTCACATTAGGTTCAACAACTGACTTGAACCAAACAGTtacttaaatttaaaacaaacaagtgaAATAGTTTCCACCATTTTCTGTGTATTGAGTAcagcgaaacctctctaataacATTGAGAGACCATTATCTGTAAAACCAGTAATCATCATgatacaactacatgtacatgtagacgcTTTGGTTGGACTTTTTAGAAAATGTTGTCTTGTATAAGTGTCTGGAAAAAACAATATGAAACATaaatttggtttttgttttagataCCGTActactataacatgaaaaacatTGGAAAGTGTCACTTCATGTCATGACCCTTGATTTAACCATTTGGTTGACTGGAAATAGGTCCAATCTTGCACTTGTTTGCGGTCGCTCTGTTTAAAGACAAACTGCACATTTTCATGCTTATTAAGTTTCCATTCAAGATGGCATGCAACAAGGTCaatagtaaaaataaataatagtaaacttgcgggcacaaccatgtgtaaatctcactttttggagtgttggctctaaaaagaacCAGTCGagttaaaaagtgttaattttgccttttttattttcttctaatGCCTTTGAATTGTTCAGCGTTTTCTCTTCTTGCGAGGAACCCTTTTTCTGCTGTCATTACTTGAGCTGCTGCTACTGCTACTTGATGAGGTATCCGATTCATCACTGCTATCATCACTTGTAGATGAGTCTGAGCTATCTGAATCACTACTTGACGAGTCTGACGTATCACTCTCAGAATCCTCGCTATCTGATGAAGAAGAGCTTGTTGAACTGTGTCGCTTTTTAGATCTGTCGGCAAATAAAATTGTGGAAAAATAATAAGAgtgaacaattgttttgttgggGTGCCTTTAGTTagaaacatgatttttttttttttttttttttcaagaaagaaactaGCCACAGTTCAGCAGAGATTGTATTTAGTTTTTACCTTTTGTCCTTTGTGTGTGTTGTGGCTTTAGCATCAGTCATTGGGCTGTCAaatgaaaagaacaaaatttgCAATTCAGTATTTTTAAAACTGCATTTTGATGCGAGAACTAAATATGCTGACTGGGGGGAAAGAAAGATGCAAAGATGCATGGGACAACGGAGAATGTGACTTACACCAACTGTGTCTCTGCTTCTTGTTTTGCCTGCTTGATCTTCTTGTTAAGATGTGACATTCGTGAAGTACGCTGCACATATTTTCTTTTGCCTGAACATTCGTATGTCCAGTGACCTATCTCCAGGCATTTTTGGCAGCGGACATTCTCTTTGTCTTGACTgcgaaaaaaagagagaaacacCATTTAATTTAACTTGATAACTTGTACAAAAAAATTGAGATTTATGACGTGATGATGCCTACAAACGATGCACTGATTAATGTGTTTTGTTCaatatattcaaattatgaaTCAATTATTATACTATGCAGATATGAGATGATTTTTTAAGTAGAGATTAATATTTAGGAGCGCAACATCTGAACATTGCTCCGACCATGTAGAAATGAGCTCACTTTTATAAAAACTGACAATCTCACTTTGAAATTTATAATGTACTTTGATCATCTAAGACAGAAATTAAATCTTAAATGCACACTTGATTTTAAGATAAGAGCCTAGTTCTGCATGTCCTGTGaggattcttcttcttcttcctttaaatttaatttaaagtgCTGTTTCAAAAAATTGAAGATTGCACTTCTGATAGTAGTAGTAGTGGCCCAAGTATCTGGGGTTCTGTACTCGGCAGAGTGTGCTCAACTATACAACACGGGCAAATCCtaaattttgtgttttgaatCTTTTTAAATACATGTTTCCTTGGGTGGGAGCAACCATGGAACTAAAAATTTCAAAAGGGAGTAGTATAGCCCATCTTAGACAGTCACTTGCTTAGTATTATCATGGGGTATTATTATAGAGCTGATTGAGATGAGCTACACTTCAAAAAAATGCGGAAAACGGCTCACGGcaatacaaataatattgttGAAACCAtacaattttttacaaaacaactgCTAAGTCTAGGGCCAGTTGTGACCTGTTTCGCACCTTATCACGTTTGTGACAGAAGGGTGATAGTCAATAAGTTGCTAAAAACGTTTAACATCGGTCACACATGCcattaaataaatgtaaaacgGCATGATTCAACTTACTTATTTTTAGCTTTGGCAACTGCCATGTAAGTCGCCATCTTGGAATAACTTGAAGAGCGACCTCTTTAGTCTAAATGATGCCATGGTTTGCCTCGAAGTTTGACGTCACTGGCCAATAAATACCTGctaactttgacaaccaatcaGAGGCTGGCATACGCACGTTACTGTCTGCGGCACTGTTTactgttttgagtttttgagtTATTTCTTTCACTTGGTTTTATTTGTTGAAGATAAAGTGGTCCTAAGTCCACCCATTTCGGTCAAAAGAAAGGGCTTCAttgttttattactattttttattatatttcaaCCActgattttgcattttggtgatTGATTTATAATTAAtatagttgtttttgtttaaggaaACCTACAACTCGAGTCACTGTTTCACTTTTTGCATCTCCCCTGTCTCAGAGCTGTTCAATTTAGGTtattttgacacttttggtaaacagtattgtccaaaggcccacacttcgtgtatcacaacttatatataaaataacaaacctgttaaaatttaggctcaatcggtcatcggtcatcggagtcgggagaaaataacgggaaaacacacccttgtttccgcacgtttcgctgtgtcatgacatgtgtttactatttactgtttacttttctcaaaaagtaaagcatttcatggaataatatttcaagagaagtctttttacccattaccttctgtaaaccccgtcagttatttgtaaatctgtgattttttttttctgttactaaagtgtataatggctttaatcaacaacaacatttagATTGCCGCCTTTCCTGCAACCATTGTCAATCAATGGTCTTGTTTATTTCCAAGTAATTGTTAAAAACAGAACAGACTTGAGACATACAAGTTAGCTGAATCAACATTATTTATTAAATCAAA
It encodes:
- the LOC139935663 gene encoding uncharacterized protein, whose translation is MATYMAVAKAKNNQDKENVRCQKCLEIGHWTYECSGKRKYVQRTSRMSHLNKKIKQAKQEAETQLVPMTDAKATTHTKDKRSKKRHSSTSSSSSDSEDSESDTSDSSSSDSDSSDSSTSDDSSDESDTSSSSSSSSSSNDSRKRVPRKKRKR